In Nostoc sp. CENA543, a single genomic region encodes these proteins:
- a CDS encoding Crp/Fnr family transcriptional regulator — protein MSSLSSAERSLLPMQSPSSFSEASRPFLTWQRILDWAQEHYRCRTFSKDERIPARPGLLYLVQRGAIRMVGTAQVSATASQLTSRRINRTPEEAFLGFVGAGQPFEIVAQSPFTLQAYAHVDQTAVLWMYWHDLDNWPHFRREVMDAFKYQHQRKLLWLSALGQRRTIDRLLGFLTLLIEEYGEPAMSETDPDVIRGYCLPFPLTHAQIGSAIGSTRVTVTRLMGKLRQRGLILTQGDNLICLPAESINRAS, from the coding sequence ATGTCGTCTTTGTCTTCAGCCGAACGCTCTTTGTTACCTATGCAATCTCCATCTTCCTTTTCTGAGGCATCACGCCCTTTTCTGACTTGGCAACGTATTCTTGACTGGGCGCAGGAACACTATCGCTGCCGCACCTTTAGCAAAGATGAGCGAATTCCAGCCCGTCCTGGATTGCTTTACTTGGTACAAAGAGGTGCGATCCGCATGGTAGGAACTGCCCAAGTCAGTGCTACTGCGAGTCAGTTAACTTCTCGTCGAATCAACAGAACTCCAGAAGAAGCTTTCTTGGGTTTTGTTGGTGCAGGACAGCCATTTGAAATTGTGGCTCAGTCACCCTTTACGCTGCAAGCTTATGCTCACGTTGACCAAACAGCAGTGTTGTGGATGTACTGGCATGATTTAGATAACTGGCCTCACTTCCGTCGTGAAGTCATGGATGCCTTCAAATACCAGCACCAGCGCAAATTGTTGTGGTTGAGTGCTTTGGGACAACGCCGTACCATCGACCGCCTCTTAGGATTCCTCACTTTGTTAATTGAGGAATATGGAGAGCCTGCTATGAGTGAGACAGACCCCGATGTGATTCGTGGTTATTGTCTGCCTTTCCCCCTCACTCATGCCCAAATTGGTAGCGCGATTGGTTCAACTCGTGTTACTGTCACCCGCTTGATGGGTAAGTTACGTCAACGTGGCTTAATCCTCACTCAAGGGGATAATCTGATTTGTCTGCCAGCAGAGTCAATTAACAGAGCCAGCTAA
- a CDS encoding energy-coupling factor ABC transporter permease → MHIPDGFVSVPVAGATGLASFVALFVACERSQQAFGIRRAPILGLTTAFIFAAQMINFPVAGGTSGHLLGGTLAAIILGSPWAGMLCIATVLIIQAVLFADGGITALGANIFNMAVIGVWVGWILTQTLQRLLGGAKGRLPLAAGIAAGISVVVAAIACAIELALSGTAPITIVLPAMTGIHILIGVGEGLITGGVLAYLAKARPDLLPGEQEQMRGWVVPVVSIVLIAGVLSLVASAWPDGLEKVAEELGFIKLAEQVRISVPTPLADYGIEGLGIIGTSIAGLLGAAVCFAVAFGIAKVVQPKNA, encoded by the coding sequence ATGCACATACCTGATGGATTTGTTTCTGTGCCGGTAGCAGGTGCTACAGGTTTAGCAAGTTTTGTTGCACTATTTGTTGCTTGTGAGCGATCGCAGCAAGCCTTTGGTATCCGTCGCGCGCCTATACTGGGCTTAACCACAGCTTTCATTTTTGCAGCGCAAATGATTAATTTCCCCGTTGCCGGGGGTACAAGTGGTCACTTATTGGGAGGAACTTTAGCAGCAATTATTCTCGGTAGCCCTTGGGCGGGAATGCTTTGTATTGCTACAGTCTTAATTATTCAAGCGGTGTTATTCGCTGATGGTGGTATCACCGCCTTGGGGGCTAACATTTTCAATATGGCAGTAATTGGTGTTTGGGTAGGGTGGATATTGACCCAGACATTGCAAAGACTACTGGGAGGCGCGAAAGGACGCTTACCCTTAGCGGCGGGAATTGCTGCTGGCATCAGCGTAGTAGTAGCTGCTATAGCTTGTGCAATTGAATTAGCCCTTTCTGGAACTGCACCCATCACCATAGTTTTACCAGCCATGACAGGAATTCATATTTTGATTGGTGTGGGTGAAGGGTTAATTACTGGTGGTGTATTGGCTTATTTAGCTAAAGCGCGCCCAGATTTACTACCAGGGGAACAGGAACAGATGCGCGGTTGGGTAGTACCTGTAGTTAGCATAGTGTTAATAGCTGGTGTCCTATCACTCGTCGCCTCAGCTTGGCCTGATGGCTTAGAAAAAGTAGCAGAAGAATTAGGTTTTATCAAATTGGCTGAACAAGTACGGATATCTGTACCCACACCCTTAGCAGACTATGGAATTGAAGGTTTAGGAATCATTGGTACAAGCATCGCAGGCTTATTAGGTGCGGCGGTTTGCTTTGCTGTCGCCTTTGGGATAGCTAAAGTAGTACAGCCGAAGAATGCTTAG
- a CDS encoding DALR anticodon-binding domain-containing protein — MSKNTAIKHLINSYLIVAVDTYIAGAGFERIKNIKIPLYKGRDANRVLYISGVALQLAKSHNSVTEEIASAIAQHIFTTSGGTLLTRIVTPGWVHIEVTHPLLADWLQSVALGASKSYFHFQGLKLGFHNKSDSRQTENSSRLFTIQYAHARCYSLILLAHREGMITGGQKLPASGASVHLGSLVKIEDLPWLNSDRKLHLHQPSEIHLIMELIKAVDELECAEEPEKVNWEKIAWDVSQAFLNFWSQCRIWGEVKTNSPELTQARLGLVMATQCVLRVLLIGKLEIDAPVEL, encoded by the coding sequence GTGAGTAAAAATACAGCTATCAAGCATTTGATAAACAGCTATTTGATAGTTGCCGTCGATACGTATATAGCTGGGGCGGGTTTTGAACGCATAAAAAATATAAAAATACCTCTATATAAAGGTAGAGATGCTAATCGAGTTTTGTATATTTCAGGTGTAGCGTTGCAACTGGCAAAATCTCATAATTCCGTGACTGAAGAAATAGCCAGTGCGATCGCACAGCACATATTTACTACTTCTGGAGGAACACTGCTGACACGAATAGTTACCCCTGGATGGGTACACATTGAGGTAACACATCCTTTGCTAGCAGATTGGTTGCAAAGTGTTGCCTTGGGAGCCTCAAAAAGTTATTTTCATTTTCAAGGGCTAAAGTTAGGGTTTCATAACAAATCGGACAGCAGACAAACTGAAAATTCATCACGTTTATTTACCATTCAATATGCTCATGCACGTTGTTACTCATTGATATTGTTAGCCCATCGGGAAGGAATGATCACTGGAGGACAAAAATTACCAGCGAGTGGAGCAAGTGTACATTTGGGAAGTTTAGTCAAAATAGAGGACTTACCTTGGCTCAATAGCGATCGCAAATTACACCTGCATCAGCCAAGCGAGATTCATTTAATCATGGAATTAATCAAAGCTGTAGATGAATTAGAGTGTGCTGAGGAACCTGAAAAAGTCAACTGGGAAAAAATCGCCTGGGATGTGAGTCAGGCTTTTTTAAACTTTTGGAGTCAATGCCGCATTTGGGGGGAGGTAAAGACAAACTCACCAGAACTTACCCAAGCCAGATTGGGATTAGTCATGGCGACTCAATGCGTTCTCAGGGTGTTACTCATCGGGAAATTAGAAATTGATGCACCAGTTGAACTTTAG
- a CDS encoding energy-coupling factor transporter transmembrane protein EcfT translates to MPLRLHLSLVIVVGTALLKHHAWYWLAVYGAIALIWLAVLRPPIRQMGGLLGTELIFLSLVALPLGWERASFLLVRSLICLIVMNSFLLTLPPHSFGIALKSLPVPPALKENLLLAGQYLEILLAEVQRMQRSAQLRGLNGASGWLRYASAAMIGTLYIRSLERAERVYGAMVIRGYNGQLPVDFKFPAKERFLLFLAWVIAICFTLSSYRVVNFEIFNF, encoded by the coding sequence ATGCCTTTACGCTTGCATTTATCTCTTGTGATTGTTGTGGGAACGGCTTTACTAAAGCATCATGCTTGGTATTGGCTGGCTGTGTATGGCGCGATCGCTTTAATTTGGCTAGCAGTTTTACGTCCGCCAATTCGCCAAATGGGAGGATTGCTAGGTACAGAGTTAATTTTCTTATCTTTAGTTGCATTACCCTTGGGTTGGGAACGCGCCAGTTTTTTGTTAGTTCGTTCCCTCATCTGTCTCATCGTCATGAACAGTTTCTTATTAACCCTACCCCCCCATAGTTTCGGTATCGCCCTCAAAAGTCTACCTGTTCCCCCCGCCCTCAAAGAAAACTTACTCCTAGCTGGACAATACCTGGAAATCTTACTAGCGGAAGTCCAAAGGATGCAGCGTAGCGCGCAGCTACGCGGTTTAAATGGTGCATCAGGTTGGCTACGCTATGCTAGTGCAGCAATGATTGGTACTTTGTACATCCGTAGTCTAGAAAGGGCGGAACGTGTCTATGGTGCAATGGTCATTCGTGGCTATAACGGACAATTACCCGTAGATTTTAAATTTCCAGCTAAAGAACGCTTCTTGCTGTTCTTAGCTTGGGTGATCGCGATTTGTTTTACTCTCAGTTCCTATAGAGTTGTGAATTTTGAAATCTTTAACTTCTAA
- a CDS encoding Cof-type HAD-IIB family hydrolase yields the protein MQNAPLTNASQEIKLLVLDIDGTISGESNTISQPVKQAIAAVQAQGIAVAIATGRMYRSALRFHQDINSTLPLMAYQGAWIQDPISQKIYQHSPVSRNIAEQLLDYFEQPALRSLLSVHFYINDQLYVRDITPETQAYAQRSGITPISVGDLRQTLATEPTKILALCDDTSVIKDLLGNLRRQYTPAELYMTTSVATFFEATNAIVNKGNAVRYLAEDVLGLQSHNVMTIGDNFNDLEMLEYAGIGVAMGNAPEDVKAIANWVAPSVELDGVATAIEKFLLS from the coding sequence ATGCAAAACGCACCACTCACCAATGCTAGTCAAGAAATCAAATTATTAGTTTTAGATATAGACGGCACAATTTCGGGAGAGTCAAACACCATTAGTCAACCCGTCAAGCAAGCGATCGCCGCCGTTCAAGCTCAAGGTATTGCCGTGGCGATCGCTACAGGCAGAATGTATCGCTCGGCACTACGTTTTCATCAAGATATAAATTCCACCTTGCCACTCATGGCTTATCAAGGTGCTTGGATTCAAGACCCCATTAGCCAAAAAATTTACCAACATTCACCCGTATCTAGAAATATTGCGGAACAATTACTAGATTATTTTGAACAGCCAGCTTTGCGATCGCTCTTATCTGTCCATTTCTACATTAATGATCAACTATACGTGCGGGATATCACCCCAGAAACTCAAGCCTATGCACAACGTTCTGGTATTACTCCCATCTCTGTCGGAGATTTACGCCAAACTCTAGCGACTGAACCCACCAAAATTTTAGCTTTGTGCGACGATACCAGCGTCATCAAAGATTTGTTAGGCAATTTACGCCGCCAATACACCCCAGCAGAACTTTATATGACAACCTCCGTTGCTACCTTCTTTGAAGCGACAAATGCCATTGTCAACAAAGGTAATGCTGTGCGTTACCTAGCAGAAGACGTACTGGGGTTACAAAGCCATAATGTGATGACTATTGGTGATAACTTTAATGATTTAGAAATGCTGGAATATGCAGGAATTGGTGTAGCGATGGGTAACGCACCAGAAGACGTAAAAGCGATCGCGAATTGGGTAGCTCCGAGTGTAGAGTTAGACGGAGTAGCAACCGCCATTGAAAAATTTTTACTCAGTTAA
- a CDS encoding Uma2 family endonuclease: MTVTTYKWTIERYHRAIEAGIFDDQPIELLHGDLILMPPEREPHAYYNSEAADYLRTLLGEQVKIRDAKPITLPNDSEPAPDIAIVKPLGETYLKHHPYPEDIYWVIEFSQATLSKDLNEKKQIYAEAGIIEYWVVNLRTFQLQVFRNLQNGQYTTEIILTTGIISPLAFPNVFVQVQRLIGFRK; encoded by the coding sequence ATGACCGTAACTACCTATAAATGGACTATTGAACGCTATCACCGAGCCATAGAAGCAGGTATTTTTGACGACCAGCCCATAGAATTATTACACGGTGATTTGATCCTGATGCCTCCAGAACGTGAACCTCACGCCTACTACAATTCAGAAGCAGCCGATTACCTCCGCACATTGCTTGGGGAACAGGTAAAAATCAGAGATGCCAAACCCATCACCCTACCCAATGATTCTGAACCCGCCCCTGATATTGCCATTGTTAAACCTTTAGGCGAAACTTACCTAAAACATCATCCTTACCCTGAAGATATATATTGGGTGATTGAATTCTCACAAGCTACTCTCAGCAAAGACTTAAATGAGAAAAAACAAATTTACGCAGAAGCAGGGATCATAGAATATTGGGTCGTCAATCTCAGAACTTTCCAATTACAAGTATTTCGCAACCTGCAAAATGGTCAATACACAACTGAAATAATATTGACCACAGGTATTATTTCACCCCTCGCCTTTCCTAATGTATTCGTCCAAGTTCAACGCCTCATAGGTTTCAGAAAATAG
- a CDS encoding energy-coupling factor ABC transporter ATP-binding protein, which yields MKSLTSNPQTSIRHPNNGIVEVKNLVYAYPHQEPVLTDISFSLNAGDRVALMGATGSGKSTLLENLIGLKQPKSGEISINHIPIAPQTLPQVRKQIGFSFQDANDQLFMPTILEDITFGPRNYGVSPAIARDRARQLLADFGLAAYAHRSAHELSGGQRRLAALAAILALEPQILILDEPTTGLDPAWRRHLAQVLLNLPVQVILIASHELHWLGKVTQRALVLSGGRIAIDSEIQPLLQDGETLENLGLPIGW from the coding sequence TTGAAATCTTTAACTTCTAACCCCCAAACTTCCATCCGTCACCCCAATAATGGCATCGTTGAGGTGAAAAATTTAGTTTACGCCTATCCCCATCAAGAACCTGTATTAACAGATATCTCCTTTAGTTTAAATGCAGGCGATCGCGTGGCTTTAATGGGTGCAACTGGTTCTGGTAAAAGTACCTTACTAGAAAATCTCATTGGTTTGAAACAACCAAAATCTGGTGAAATTTCTATTAATCACATCCCCATAGCACCCCAAACTCTCCCCCAAGTCCGCAAACAAATTGGCTTTAGCTTTCAAGATGCTAACGACCAATTATTTATGCCCACTATCCTCGAAGATATTACCTTCGGCCCCCGCAACTATGGCGTATCCCCAGCTATAGCGCGCGATCGCGCCCGTCAACTTTTAGCAGATTTTGGTCTAGCCGCCTACGCCCACCGTTCCGCCCACGAACTATCAGGAGGACAAAGACGATTAGCCGCCCTCGCCGCTATTTTGGCACTAGAACCACAAATTCTAATTTTAGATGAACCAACCACCGGACTAGATCCCGCATGGCGGCGACACTTAGCCCAAGTATTATTAAATCTACCAGTGCAAGTTATATTAATAGCTTCCCATGAATTACATTGGTTGGGAAAAGTCACTCAACGCGCTCTAGTATTATCTGGTGGTCGCATCGCCATTGATAGTGAAATTCAACCACTTTTGCAGGATGGAGAAACTTTAGAAAACTTAGGTTTACCCATAGGTTGGTGA
- a CDS encoding DUF6464 family protein, producing MEPNYLPTEVILNHPRRSLGKVQLDWTPQPGNYLDLEGKTYAVLERRHRYQFKSGRYRLHNIALYVQTAQRPSEKSLVAGRWVVGDASCVYNAHSEIIRCAVNPNGPCESCRFYEAVSNLSN from the coding sequence ATGGAGCCAAACTATTTACCGACAGAGGTGATTTTAAATCATCCTCGTCGCTCCCTGGGTAAAGTTCAACTAGATTGGACACCCCAGCCAGGGAACTACCTCGATTTAGAAGGTAAAACCTACGCAGTTTTAGAACGCCGCCATCGCTATCAATTCAAATCAGGACGTTATCGTCTACATAATATCGCCCTCTATGTGCAGACTGCTCAAAGACCATCTGAGAAAAGTTTAGTTGCAGGGCGTTGGGTAGTTGGGGATGCTAGCTGTGTGTATAACGCCCATTCAGAAATTATTCGCTGTGCGGTTAATCCTAATGGGCCTTGCGAATCCTGTCGTTTTTATGAAGCAGTTAGCAATCTATCAAATTAA